The following proteins come from a genomic window of Solwaraspora sp. WMMA2065:
- a CDS encoding hemolysin family protein — protein MSDWLAILIGVLLLAGNAFFVGAEFALISARRTQIEPRAADGSRLARVTLRAMESVSLMMAGAQLGITVCSLGLGAIGEPAVAHLMEPAFAAAGVPDALVHPIAFAIALAIVVFLHMVIGEMVPKNIALAGPERSAMVLGPVLYGVVTVLRPLIWLLNQLANIVLRLLRVQPKDEVTSTFTREEVSGFIAQSRREGLIDEHEHRLLTGALAFSDQPTARVAIPLDSLVTVSATSTPVELEKRCADTGYSRFPVVDGAAQVTGYLHVKDVLGASAQDRDRAVDSRLIRPLVTVRATQPMRDTLTVMQQRGAHLARVVDADGRLTGLAALEDVIEELVGEVRDAAQAASR, from the coding sequence ATGAGTGACTGGTTGGCGATCCTCATCGGGGTGCTGCTGCTCGCCGGCAACGCGTTCTTCGTCGGTGCCGAGTTCGCACTGATCTCGGCCCGGCGGACGCAGATCGAGCCACGAGCCGCCGACGGGTCCCGGCTGGCCCGGGTCACCCTACGGGCCATGGAGAGCGTGTCACTGATGATGGCCGGTGCCCAGCTCGGCATCACCGTCTGTTCGCTCGGCCTGGGTGCCATCGGCGAGCCGGCCGTGGCGCACCTGATGGAGCCGGCCTTCGCCGCCGCCGGGGTGCCGGACGCGCTGGTGCACCCGATCGCGTTCGCCATCGCCCTGGCAATCGTGGTCTTCCTGCACATGGTGATTGGCGAGATGGTGCCGAAGAACATCGCCCTCGCCGGTCCGGAGCGGTCCGCGATGGTCCTGGGCCCGGTCCTGTACGGCGTCGTCACCGTGCTGCGGCCACTGATCTGGCTGCTCAACCAGCTCGCCAACATCGTCCTGCGCCTGCTGCGGGTGCAGCCGAAGGACGAGGTGACCTCCACCTTCACCCGGGAGGAGGTCTCCGGCTTCATCGCCCAGTCCCGCCGTGAGGGCCTGATCGACGAGCACGAGCACCGGCTGCTGACCGGGGCGCTGGCGTTCAGCGACCAGCCGACCGCCCGGGTGGCGATCCCGCTGGATTCGCTGGTCACGGTCTCCGCCACCAGCACGCCGGTCGAGCTGGAGAAGCGCTGCGCCGACACCGGCTACTCCCGCTTCCCGGTCGTCGACGGCGCCGCACAGGTCACCGGCTACCTGCACGTCAAGGACGTGCTCGGGGCCTCGGCGCAGGACCGGGACCGGGCGGTCGACTCCCGGCTGATCCGGCCACTGGTCACGGTTCGGGCCACCCAGCCGATGCGGGACACCCTGACGGTCATGCAGCAACGGGGCGCCCACCTGGCCCGGGTGGTGGACGCCGACGGCCGGTTGACCGGCCTGGCCGCGTTGGAGGACGTGATCGAGGAGCTGGTCGGTGAGGTCCGCGACGCCGCCCAGGCCGCCAGCCGCTAA
- a CDS encoding alpha/beta hydrolase → MTTIRVSNATISYDDVGTGPPVLLIHAGIADRRMWRAQVAALRDRHRVIAMDLRGYGESDLPATAFAHHDDVIGLLDALGVARAALVGCSFGGAVAIDVAIAHPDRVTALALFGSALGGHDWSDATEQLWDDLVGAVDPEDLDAMADAEVRFWVVGPHRQPADVDPELIAFAREMDRRALAAEAALGDVTHRELDPPAARRLGEIGVPVLVGAGALDVPDILALADLISTGIPTARRLPDVPDAAHLLPLECPGPVDAALREFLADTVR, encoded by the coding sequence ATGACGACGATCCGGGTAAGCAACGCAACGATCAGCTACGACGACGTCGGCACCGGGCCACCCGTACTGCTGATCCACGCCGGCATCGCCGACCGCCGGATGTGGCGGGCGCAGGTCGCCGCGCTTCGTGACCGGCACCGGGTGATCGCCATGGATCTGCGCGGGTACGGCGAGTCCGACCTGCCGGCCACCGCGTTCGCCCACCACGACGACGTGATCGGCCTACTGGACGCGCTCGGAGTCGCCCGCGCCGCGCTGGTCGGCTGTTCGTTCGGCGGCGCGGTCGCCATCGACGTCGCCATCGCCCACCCCGACCGGGTCACCGCCCTCGCCCTGTTCGGGTCCGCCCTGGGCGGCCACGACTGGTCCGACGCCACCGAACAGCTCTGGGACGACCTGGTCGGCGCGGTGGACCCGGAGGATCTGGACGCGATGGCCGACGCCGAGGTGCGGTTCTGGGTCGTCGGCCCGCACCGGCAGCCCGCCGACGTCGACCCGGAGCTGATCGCCTTCGCCCGCGAAATGGACCGTCGGGCGCTCGCCGCCGAAGCCGCGCTCGGCGACGTCACCCACCGCGAACTCGATCCACCGGCGGCCCGCCGGCTCGGTGAGATCGGCGTGCCGGTGCTGGTCGGCGCCGGTGCGCTCGACGTGCCGGACATCCTTGCCCTGGCCGACCTGATCAGCACCGGCATCCCGACCGCCCGGCGGCTGCCGGACGTGCCCGACGCGGCCCACCTGCTGCCGCTGGAGTGCCCCGGGCCGGTCGACGCCGCGCTGCGTGAGTTCCTCGCCGACACCGTGCGATAG
- a CDS encoding FABP family protein: MSASSASGAGQPSTEENPVRPPWLDAPPVDPYPFEESHDLRVGPKLHPALNALLPYIGVWRGRGRGGYPTIEDFDYAQEIQISHDGRPFLRYESRAWLLDEQSRPVRPAGRELGWWRAVTDADGRATGELEATMMTPTGVMELYLGRVTGVQVELATDAVVRTGTAKEVTGGHRLFGIVEGALLYAQEMAAVGQPLSPHLSARLIRVGG; this comes from the coding sequence ATGAGCGCGAGCAGCGCGTCCGGAGCGGGACAGCCGAGCACCGAGGAGAACCCGGTCCGGCCGCCATGGCTGGACGCCCCGCCGGTCGACCCGTACCCGTTCGAGGAGAGCCACGACCTGCGGGTCGGCCCGAAGCTGCACCCGGCGTTGAACGCGCTGCTGCCGTACATCGGGGTGTGGCGTGGGCGGGGGCGCGGCGGCTACCCGACGATTGAGGACTTCGACTACGCGCAGGAGATCCAGATCAGCCACGACGGCCGGCCGTTCCTGCGGTACGAGTCGCGGGCCTGGCTGCTCGACGAGCAGTCCCGCCCGGTGCGCCCGGCCGGCCGTGAACTCGGCTGGTGGCGGGCGGTGACCGACGCCGACGGCCGGGCCACCGGTGAGCTGGAGGCGACGATGATGACCCCGACCGGGGTGATGGAGCTCTACCTGGGTCGGGTCACCGGGGTGCAGGTCGAGTTGGCCACCGACGCTGTGGTGCGTACCGGTACCGCCAAGGAGGTCACCGGTGGCCACCGGCTGTTCGGCATCGTGGAGGGGGCGCTGCTGTACGCCCAGGAAATGGCCGCCGTCGGTCAGCCGCTGTCCCCGCACCTGTCCGCCCGGCTGATCCGGGTCGGCGGCTGA
- a CDS encoding DsrE family protein encodes MARTLVVKATAGSDEPERCAQAFTVAGTAAAAGVEVSLWLTGESAWLGLPGRAAEFDLPHSAPLPDLLDAVLAGGGRVTVCTQCAARRGFGPDDVLPGVRIAGAAVFVEEIMADGVQALVY; translated from the coding sequence ATGGCTCGCACTCTCGTCGTGAAGGCGACCGCCGGCTCGGACGAGCCGGAGCGGTGCGCCCAGGCGTTCACCGTAGCGGGCACCGCCGCCGCGGCCGGCGTCGAGGTCTCCCTCTGGCTGACCGGTGAGTCGGCGTGGCTCGGGCTGCCCGGCCGGGCAGCCGAGTTCGACCTGCCGCATTCGGCTCCGCTGCCCGACCTGCTGGACGCGGTGCTGGCCGGTGGTGGTCGGGTGACGGTCTGTACGCAGTGCGCGGCCCGCCGTGGGTTCGGCCCGGACGATGTGCTGCCGGGGGTACGGATCGCCGGGGCGGCGGTCTTTGTCGAAGAGATCATGGCCGACGGCGTCCAGGCCCTCGTCTACTGA
- a CDS encoding folate-binding protein, translating to MDIPGAVDIADVATGSPDAGVAAHYGDPMREQRRLATEVGLVDRSNRGVLAVPGAERIGWLHTLTTQHLATLRAGQGTELLVLSPHGHVEQHAMVAEDGTTTWLDTEPQMAGELLTYLLKMRFFTQVDPAEVTADWAVLSLVGPAAVDAAAALGVTGLADPDLLPVPASKFAAGSIPDRPTVLYPVAALPTDGPYRGGWARRVPLGVDLLVPRAATAQLVAEASAAGAAPAGLWAYEAMRVASRTPRVGLETDHRAIPAEVGLLGPAVHLDKGCYRGQETVARVHNLGRPPRRLVLLHLDGVTSDTPPDAGTPLTLEGRTVGFVGTALRHHELGMVALAVVKRNVPDDADLRAGEFTAAIEP from the coding sequence ATCGACATACCCGGCGCGGTGGACATCGCCGACGTGGCCACCGGATCCCCCGACGCCGGGGTCGCCGCCCACTACGGCGACCCGATGCGCGAGCAGCGCCGGCTCGCCACCGAGGTCGGCCTGGTCGACCGGAGCAACCGGGGAGTGCTGGCGGTGCCCGGGGCCGAACGGATCGGCTGGCTGCACACCCTGACCACCCAGCATCTGGCGACGCTGCGCGCCGGTCAGGGCACCGAGCTGCTGGTGCTCTCCCCACACGGCCACGTGGAGCAGCACGCGATGGTCGCCGAGGACGGCACCACCACCTGGCTGGACACCGAGCCGCAGATGGCCGGCGAGCTGCTGACGTACCTGCTGAAAATGCGGTTCTTCACCCAGGTCGACCCAGCGGAGGTGACCGCCGACTGGGCGGTGCTGTCGCTGGTCGGCCCGGCCGCGGTCGACGCGGCGGCGGCGCTGGGCGTGACCGGGCTGGCCGACCCGGACCTGCTGCCGGTGCCCGCGTCGAAGTTCGCCGCCGGGTCGATCCCCGACCGGCCCACCGTGCTCTACCCGGTGGCCGCGCTGCCGACCGACGGGCCGTACCGGGGTGGCTGGGCCCGCCGGGTGCCACTCGGCGTCGACCTGCTGGTACCCCGGGCCGCGACGGCACAACTGGTGGCCGAGGCGAGTGCGGCCGGTGCAGCCCCGGCCGGGCTGTGGGCGTACGAGGCAATGCGGGTCGCCTCGCGTACCCCCCGGGTCGGTCTGGAGACCGACCACCGGGCGATCCCCGCGGAGGTCGGCCTGCTCGGACCGGCGGTCCACCTCGACAAGGGCTGCTACCGGGGGCAGGAGACGGTGGCCCGGGTGCACAACCTGGGCCGGCCACCGCGCCGGCTGGTGCTGCTGCACCTCGACGGGGTGACCAGCGATACCCCGCCGGACGCCGGCACCCCGCTGACCCTGGAGGGCCGGACGGTCGGCTTCGTCGGCACCGCGCTGCGCCACCACGAGCTCGGCATGGTCGCTCTGGCGGTGGTGAAACGCAACGTGCCGGACGACGCCGATCTGCGTGCCGGTGAGTTCACCGCCGCGATCGAGCCCTGA
- a CDS encoding helix-turn-helix domain-containing protein has translation MATPKDLPRDIGGFIRDLRHNARISLRQLAEQAGVSNPYLSQVERGLRKPSAEVLQQLASALRVSTPVMYLRAGLLDDKDGQGVLAAIASDPDLTMAQKQSLSQIYETFRRENARHAGPDTDADTATAAEAAEEVEEQTLQSVAVTEAGAAPGPAGEDPPPTAPTRTTSRQKTTPRRRTPRAGETEQAAAAAEEEQR, from the coding sequence ATGGCCACACCGAAGGACCTGCCCCGCGACATCGGGGGCTTCATCCGGGACCTGCGGCACAACGCCCGCATCTCGCTGCGGCAGCTCGCCGAGCAGGCCGGCGTCAGCAACCCGTACCTCAGTCAGGTGGAGCGCGGCCTGCGCAAACCGAGCGCGGAGGTGCTCCAGCAGTTGGCCAGCGCGCTGCGGGTCTCCACGCCGGTGATGTACCTGCGGGCCGGGCTGCTCGACGACAAGGACGGCCAGGGCGTGCTTGCCGCGATCGCTTCGGACCCCGACCTCACCATGGCGCAGAAGCAGTCGCTGAGCCAGATCTACGAGACGTTCCGCCGGGAGAACGCCCGGCACGCCGGACCGGACACCGACGCGGACACAGCTACCGCCGCCGAAGCCGCCGAAGAAGTTGAGGAGCAGACCCTGCAGTCGGTCGCCGTCACCGAGGCCGGGGCCGCACCTGGCCCGGCGGGCGAGGACCCGCCGCCGACCGCGCCGACCAGGACCACTTCCCGGCAGAAGACCACCCCCCGGCGTCGTACGCCCCGGGCCGGGGAAACCGAGCAGGCCGCCGCAGCGGCCGAGGAGGAGCAACGATGA
- the mtfM gene encoding small membrane protein MtfM — translation MVTEIGFVSLLVAGFGALAGGLVYLAVRICRGRW, via the coding sequence ATGGTTACCGAGATCGGGTTCGTCAGCCTGCTGGTGGCAGGCTTCGGCGCGCTCGCCGGTGGCCTGGTCTACCTCGCGGTCCGCATCTGCCGTGGACGCTGGTGA
- a CDS encoding Fur family transcriptional regulator, with protein MAESSLAEMLRSRGLRLTAQRQLILEAVHELGHATPEQVLNAVREVAAGVNITTIYRTLELFEELGLVTHTHLSHGSPTFHSVGEDQHVHLVCRSCKSVSEMDPALAEPLITALAEQRGFQVDIGHMALFGTCERCGGRQ; from the coding sequence GTGGCTGAATCTTCCCTGGCAGAAATGCTGCGCTCGCGCGGGCTACGGCTGACCGCGCAGCGTCAGCTGATCCTGGAAGCGGTGCACGAGTTGGGACACGCCACCCCGGAGCAGGTGCTCAACGCGGTGCGCGAGGTCGCCGCCGGGGTCAACATCACCACCATCTACCGCACTCTGGAGCTGTTCGAAGAGCTGGGCCTGGTCACCCACACCCACCTGTCGCACGGTTCGCCGACGTTCCACTCCGTCGGCGAGGACCAGCACGTCCACCTGGTCTGCCGGTCCTGCAAGTCGGTCTCGGAGATGGACCCGGCGCTGGCCGAGCCGCTGATCACCGCGCTCGCCGAACAGCGCGGCTTCCAGGTGGACATCGGCCACATGGCGTTGTTCGGCACCTGCGAGCGGTGCGGAGGAAGACAGTGA
- a CDS encoding NAD(P)-binding domain-containing protein — protein sequence MINEEQPAVVIGAGPVGLAAAAHLHERGLPWVLLEAGGNAGAAVGRWGHVQLFSPWRYNIDTAARRLLDAAGWAAPDPEHLPTGAELVGDYLEPLAKLPDLAGRIRYGARVVALGRTGIDRVRTDGREQAPFVVRLADGTELSAGAVIDASGTWGTPNVLGVNGLPAHGEPQAAHLISTALPDVLGAHRADHTGRHTVVVGAGHSAANTLLALAELAAQEPGTQVSWVTRGATIDRALGGGDADALPGRGKLGTGLRLLLDSGRVELVSGFGVHTVRATASGRAELIATDGRTLAADRIVSATGFRPDHRIADELRLDLDPALGCARMLAPLIDPNEHSCGTVPPHGVDELTQPEPGYYVVGMKSYGRAPTFLLATGYEQVRSVTAALAGDWTAARDVQLDLPETGVCSVTPSDQSTTPSAASGGCCG from the coding sequence ATGATCAACGAAGAGCAACCGGCCGTCGTCATCGGGGCCGGACCGGTCGGCCTGGCCGCCGCCGCCCACCTGCACGAACGCGGCCTGCCCTGGGTCCTGCTGGAGGCTGGTGGCAACGCTGGCGCGGCGGTCGGCAGGTGGGGGCACGTTCAGCTCTTCTCCCCCTGGCGTTACAACATCGACACCGCCGCCCGCCGGCTGCTCGACGCCGCCGGCTGGGCCGCCCCCGATCCCGAGCACCTGCCGACCGGCGCCGAGTTGGTCGGCGACTACCTCGAACCGCTGGCCAAGCTGCCCGACTTGGCCGGTCGGATCCGGTACGGCGCGCGGGTCGTCGCACTGGGCCGCACCGGCATCGACCGGGTCCGCACCGACGGCCGCGAGCAGGCACCGTTCGTGGTCCGGCTCGCCGACGGTACGGAGCTCAGCGCCGGTGCCGTCATCGACGCCTCCGGCACCTGGGGTACGCCGAACGTCCTGGGCGTCAACGGGCTGCCCGCCCACGGCGAGCCGCAGGCAGCCCACTTGATCAGCACCGCTCTGCCGGACGTGCTCGGTGCCCACCGGGCCGACCACACCGGCCGGCACACCGTGGTCGTCGGTGCCGGCCACTCCGCCGCCAACACCCTGCTGGCCCTCGCCGAGCTGGCTGCTCAGGAGCCGGGCACCCAGGTCAGCTGGGTCACCCGGGGCGCGACCATCGACCGGGCGTTGGGCGGCGGCGATGCCGACGCTCTGCCTGGCCGCGGCAAGTTGGGCACCGGACTGCGGTTGCTGCTCGACTCCGGCCGAGTCGAGCTGGTCAGCGGATTCGGCGTGCACACCGTACGCGCCACCGCCAGCGGCCGGGCCGAACTGATCGCAACCGACGGCCGGACGCTGGCCGCCGACCGGATCGTGTCGGCCACCGGGTTCCGCCCCGACCACCGGATCGCCGACGAGCTACGACTGGACCTGGACCCGGCGCTGGGCTGCGCCCGGATGCTGGCCCCGCTGATCGACCCGAACGAGCATTCCTGTGGCACCGTCCCGCCGCACGGGGTGGACGAGCTCACCCAGCCGGAGCCGGGGTACTACGTCGTCGGCATGAAAAGCTACGGCCGGGCACCGACGTTCCTGCTGGCCACCGGCTACGAGCAGGTCCGCTCGGTCACGGCGGCGCTGGCCGGTGACTGGACCGCCGCCCGGGACGTACAGCTGGATCTGCCGGAGACCGGCGTCTGCTCGGTGACGCCCAGCGACCAGTCCACCACGCCGTCCGCCGCCTCCGGCGGCTGCTGCGGTTGA
- a CDS encoding DUF2516 family protein, with translation MDSAAPLFYADVRYILDLALFVFALVVQAVALVHCVTQKGEAFPAIGTLPKGAWLAILGVCLLLTLLFQVSLFGLIGIAAGLIYLLDVRVGLRDIADGRGSW, from the coding sequence ATGGACTCTGCCGCGCCGCTGTTCTATGCCGACGTCCGGTACATCCTCGACCTGGCGCTGTTCGTGTTCGCCCTCGTCGTGCAGGCGGTCGCGCTGGTGCACTGCGTCACCCAGAAAGGCGAGGCGTTCCCGGCGATCGGCACCCTGCCGAAAGGCGCGTGGCTGGCCATCCTCGGCGTCTGCCTGCTGCTCACCCTGCTGTTCCAGGTCAGCCTGTTCGGTCTGATCGGGATCGCCGCCGGGCTGATCTACCTGCTCGACGTGCGGGTCGGGCTGCGGGACATCGCCGACGGCCGAGGCTCCTGGTGA
- a CDS encoding alpha/beta hydrolase encodes MRDFRWPPPPDGGPRTYGPGPSGPRTGRPALPEPETEVITTPHGVELERLVTGSGEPTTVFAHGIAHGIATTRPLGSGVVGRKVFFQFRGHGRSAAPAGPWGYPDLARDLRAVADLTGAGRAVGMSLGAGALARLLTDSPQRFDRAVFFLPSAFDTARPASARQRVAELVTAVNDSDVSGVAELIAAETPVPVRNTPAAWAYLRTRIDQLLRDGLAAELVDLADAVPVPDPAALAAVTARVLVIGCVGDDLHPAETAERLAAAIPGAALHVYDRPGVLWNQRTDLRQRVSGFLNEPT; translated from the coding sequence GTGAGAGATTTTCGTTGGCCACCGCCGCCGGACGGCGGGCCGCGGACCTACGGGCCCGGCCCGTCCGGTCCCCGTACCGGCCGACCCGCGCTGCCCGAACCGGAGACCGAGGTGATCACCACGCCGCACGGCGTGGAGCTGGAACGGCTGGTCACCGGGTCCGGTGAGCCGACCACCGTCTTCGCACACGGTATAGCGCACGGGATCGCCACCACCCGGCCGTTGGGCAGCGGAGTCGTCGGGCGCAAGGTGTTCTTCCAGTTCCGGGGGCACGGCCGGTCCGCCGCGCCGGCCGGCCCATGGGGCTACCCCGATCTGGCCCGGGACCTGCGGGCCGTGGCCGATCTGACCGGTGCCGGCCGAGCGGTCGGGATGAGCCTCGGTGCCGGGGCGCTGGCCCGGTTGCTGACCGACAGCCCGCAGCGGTTCGACCGGGCGGTGTTCTTCCTACCGTCGGCCTTCGACACGGCCCGGCCGGCCTCGGCCCGCCAGCGGGTCGCCGAGCTGGTCACCGCGGTCAACGACAGCGACGTCTCCGGGGTGGCGGAGCTGATCGCGGCGGAGACCCCGGTGCCGGTACGCAACACCCCGGCCGCGTGGGCGTACCTGCGTACCAGGATCGACCAGCTGCTGCGCGACGGCCTCGCAGCCGAACTGGTCGACCTGGCCGACGCAGTGCCGGTGCCCGACCCGGCGGCGCTCGCCGCGGTCACCGCCCGGGTCCTGGTGATCGGCTGCGTCGGCGACGACCTGCACCCGGCCGAGACCGCCGAGCGGCTGGCCGCCGCCATCCCGGGCGCCGCCCTGCACGTCTACGACCGCCCCGGCGTGCTCTGGAACCAGCGCACCGATCTGCGGCAGCGGGTCTCCGGCTTTCTCAACGAGCCGACCTGA
- a CDS encoding asparaginase, giving the protein MARSGFVESRHHGSLVVLAADGGLRERFGDVESPVFPRSANKPLQAIGMLWAGLRLADPADLALVCASHSGEDFHLARVAALLRTAGLTEAALRCPPELPVGAAAAADVLRAGGGPSRLQMNCSGKHAGMLLTCRAAGWPVEEYWHPEHPLQERIRAAVEEYAGEPAAAVGVDGCGAPVLALSLTAVARAFLRLVHGLAGSVERTVADAMRAYPELVAGTGRADTRLMRAVPGLLAKVGAEGVLAVAVPGVGAIAVKIDDGAQRATVPPVVAALRRLGVGTGADAEGLDPTALAELGEPPVLGGGQPVGTLRALCRPS; this is encoded by the coding sequence ATGGCCCGCTCCGGTTTCGTGGAGAGCCGGCATCACGGCTCACTGGTGGTGCTGGCCGCTGACGGCGGACTGCGGGAGCGGTTCGGCGACGTGGAGTCGCCGGTGTTCCCCCGGTCGGCGAACAAGCCGTTGCAGGCGATCGGCATGCTGTGGGCCGGGCTGCGGCTGGCCGATCCAGCCGACCTGGCGCTGGTCTGTGCCAGCCACAGTGGCGAAGACTTCCACCTGGCCCGGGTGGCCGCGCTGCTGCGTACCGCCGGGCTCACCGAGGCGGCGCTGCGCTGCCCGCCGGAGCTGCCGGTCGGCGCGGCCGCCGCAGCCGACGTGCTGCGAGCCGGTGGCGGGCCGAGTCGGCTGCAGATGAACTGCTCCGGCAAGCACGCCGGGATGCTGCTGACCTGCCGGGCGGCCGGTTGGCCGGTGGAGGAGTACTGGCATCCGGAGCATCCGTTGCAGGAACGGATCCGGGCCGCCGTCGAGGAGTACGCCGGTGAGCCGGCCGCCGCCGTCGGGGTGGACGGCTGCGGTGCGCCGGTGCTGGCGCTGTCGCTGACCGCGGTGGCGCGGGCGTTCCTGCGGCTGGTGCACGGCCTCGCCGGGTCGGTGGAGCGGACCGTGGCGGACGCGATGCGGGCGTACCCGGAGCTGGTGGCCGGCACCGGACGGGCCGACACCCGACTGATGCGGGCCGTGCCCGGGCTGCTGGCCAAGGTCGGTGCGGAGGGTGTGCTGGCGGTGGCGGTGCCCGGCGTCGGGGCGATCGCGGTGAAGATCGACGACGGCGCGCAGCGGGCGACGGTGCCGCCGGTGGTCGCCGCGCTGCGTCGGCTCGGCGTCGGCACTGGCGCCGACGCCGAAGGCCTGGATCCGACGGCTCTGGCCGAACTCGGTGAGCCGCCGGTGCTCGGTGGCGGCCAGCCGGTCGGCACGCTGCGCGCCCTGTGCCGGCCCTCCTGA
- a CDS encoding EI24 domain-containing protein, with the protein MIRAFLDGVRLFLRGFGTYARNPKMVLLGLIPAVIAGVLFVAAFVGWTAVVVDVAGWLTPFADDWSAGTRDAVRGAVAVALLALGGLIGVLTFTAVTLFIGDPFYEKISERVEEQHGGVPNGVDVPWWRSLWHSLLDSARLIAFGIVIGIPLFLCGFIPVVGQTVVPVVAALFGGWRLALELVGSAFYRRGLRLPDRRVALRSNRPKALGFGVAVFCCCLIPFGAVLVMPAAVAGATLLARQSLDQPTDGPPQLAPPA; encoded by the coding sequence ATGATCCGCGCCTTCCTCGACGGTGTCCGGCTGTTCCTGCGGGGCTTCGGCACCTACGCCCGCAACCCGAAGATGGTGCTGCTCGGGCTGATCCCGGCGGTGATCGCCGGGGTGCTGTTCGTGGCCGCGTTCGTCGGTTGGACAGCCGTCGTGGTCGACGTCGCCGGCTGGCTCACCCCGTTCGCCGACGACTGGTCGGCGGGCACCCGGGACGCGGTACGCGGTGCGGTCGCCGTCGCGTTGCTGGCCCTCGGTGGGCTGATCGGTGTACTCACCTTCACCGCCGTGACCCTGTTCATCGGGGATCCGTTCTACGAGAAGATTTCCGAACGGGTGGAGGAGCAGCATGGCGGGGTGCCGAACGGGGTCGACGTACCGTGGTGGCGGTCGCTGTGGCACAGCCTGCTCGACTCGGCCCGGCTGATCGCGTTTGGCATCGTCATCGGGATACCGCTGTTCCTCTGCGGGTTCATCCCGGTCGTCGGGCAGACCGTGGTGCCGGTGGTCGCCGCCCTGTTCGGCGGCTGGCGGCTCGCACTTGAGCTGGTCGGTTCCGCGTTCTACCGCCGTGGGCTGCGGCTGCCGGACCGGCGGGTGGCACTGCGCAGCAACCGGCCGAAGGCGCTCGGCTTCGGGGTGGCGGTCTTCTGCTGCTGCCTGATCCCGTTCGGCGCGGTACTGGTCATGCCGGCGGCGGTGGCCGGCGCGACGCTGCTCGCCCGCCAGTCGCTCGACCAGCCCACCGACGGGCCACCGCAGCTTGCTCCGCCCGCTTAG